A window of Salvia splendens isolate huo1 chromosome 8, SspV2, whole genome shotgun sequence genomic DNA:
CCTTTGGAGGTATTTTGGTTTGCTTTCAATGTATTCTGACGAATCTTCGGTCTCCGTTTTTCTACATTTGCAGTGTGtggttttatcaattttgaaTTAACTGATAATTTATCTTTGAAGTTTTTTGTAGTTTTTAAACTGGATTAACAAATGAACTCTTTTTGTAGATTCATAGGAATATAAATTGTTGctatttattcatattttttgttcCTCGGAATTTAATTATGGATTGTTTGTCATTCTCAATTTAAGGTTGACAATTTGCTTAGGTGGCTTATCTCGGATTACTTAATCGAAATCCATTTAACTCAACTTGTAACACGGTAGGGTAATTTCTTCTCTGTTTACTAACTTCTAAAACTATCTTGAATATAATCATTATGTACAAATTAATATTCTCTGTTATGCGATTAGTTGTCTGATTTTTCTTATCCATCCACATAATAATTGTTTCATTTACCTTCTACTACCACTACTATTTTTGACAAATGAGTCTTatattctactaatttatttcacttgcactttattataaaattaatatattaaattaaaacttatgtttcactactttttctatctagttttttttatttacagtTTTAAAAATCCAATGATTGAAACTAATAAAATTAATCGATGATAGGAAAGTATTTATTACTTTGTCCTTAGCATATTATTATCAGtgaagaaaccaacattccaAGAAAATAATATTGGGAATCATATGTGCTGGGAGAGGAGGTGACCATCCTAAAACTTGTCTCATTGCtgagagagatagagagtgagagagagagattaaaaGTAGCATGTGTCGATCTAGCGATTGAACCATAGGCGGACACACATATAGAATGGACAAGGGACTTGAGCTTCTACAAagcttgtttttttttcatttttttctttgaatctccaaattttataatactactccataatcGTTAGGTAAAAGCTCATATCAAGATTTGAATTgcttaaatatatatttttgaataatttaaaagatATAGCCATAaccattcttttttttttgcatccGTTGGTCGAACATAGcgatagtaattttttttcgtGATGACTCGTGAGAAAAcaagaataaaattaaattggAGGACTTAAATCAGAGGTCTCATAATTCTAGTCGGTATTGTCTTACTAAGATATGAAATATAGTTGAATTCAGTAGTCAATTATTTGCAGCTTTAAAAGCAACATGCCACTGAGCTTAAACAGGTAAAAAAGGTGGACCCTAACTCACGCAATCCTCATTGAGACAAAGAGAATTTCTTGTGGACCTTAATCAATAATAGCTGCTACACACATgtactaaacaaaaaataatgtttTTATTCCTATTGTGTGTGTGAAGAGAGAGGTCCATTCCTAAGCAAAAATCCCACAAAgaacaaatatttcaaaaatttgttttttagATGATATAGTGAGTGTGTGTATTCACAATGCGAAGTTTTCTATACTTGATTTTTCAAGTGTAAAAGGCCGATGTATATAAAGTAAACAAGTTGGAATCAAGTTAAAACAGACATTACCTACAACGCGGACTTGCTCCTAATGGGCATCATATAGTGTGTCGATATTTCAAATTGTACGTGTAGTGCGTGGAGAACAACAAAAAACGTCTAATGAAATAGGTATTCACGAGGTCTAATGTTTTGAGTTTAAACATCAGCATTGATAGACAGAGATGGAGTTATGCTAAACTTGCCCCAGAAAATACTATTAAATTCGATCTTTCATTTCAATCCCATAAGTTCGGTTTCTTGGATCTCTTACTGTATAAGAAGACAAAGGGGCCCAAAATAATTGATAGGAGCAGAATGGAAAATGAATAGAAGTGGAAGATATGCAGGAAAAAAAGATAGGAAATGGAAAGAGTGGGAAAAACGATTTGTCGTGTAAAAATGGCATGCATGCCAAAATGTAAGACTTCTGTCAAATTATGATCACTACTTATGCATGCCATGTCATGCCAATTTATACTTGTTTACCCTATTCTAGATTTAACCTACATGCATGGCCATGCCGTCACGtggaaattataaatatataattatattatatatggTGGCGGATCCAAGATTTCATATTTGTAGGTGTGGCGGCATGAAGTCTCGGAGTTCGAGTAATGGCTGGCATAACGAGGCAACAAATGAAGTCTTATAGCTATCGACTTTCTTTCTTCGAAAATTTACAATGACTTGAAGTTTCGAAGTCCAAGTAGTTGCTGACGGGAACGAGGCAGCGACTGGAGTCTTATAGCTATCAACTTTATTTCTTCGGATAATTACAACGACTTGAAGATCTCGAAGTCCAAGTAGTTTCTGGCGGTAACAAGACAGGCGGCTAGAGTCTTATAAATGCTAATTGGACATAACTTAAGATGTCCAAAGctaaaatgaagataaaattatgaaataattgAGTCGGGTATATAAAAATTGGGTTTTGTGTGTATGTATGAAGTGgtaaattttagaaaaatatacTTGTACTTGGAAAGTAAAAAATTCAGTGTGGAGGATTATATAGAGCAAGATGTTTCCAATACTGATTAAATCTTGTGTTGGAGAAATTGGATGTCTAGTGTAAGAAATTACTCCaccatgtattttttttatgaaataggTGGATAAGTCATGAATACTAAAGAAACTGAAATTGGTTTAATGTTATTGTTAACTATGGATTAATTGGGTAAGTTAAGATATTACAGGAGTAGTTATAAAATACTAAGTATTAATTAGAGATCAATTAGGTGCATCATTTTTCTCAAAGTCTTCCAAAAAGCATATAATTCACACTAATACTAAGCATTAATAAGAATGTGAAATtagaaccaaaaaaaaaaatcttgatTTTTAGGTCgactattatatttataaaaaaaaccatAAACATCAAAAGCTTTACATAACTTTTGTTCtttgtagaaaaaaaaaacaccatAATTAGATCTTAGTATCTTGATTTCCTCGTACTACTTCTGCAGCCTTTCATAATCCTAAGTTTGTGAGCAATATCTGCAGCAATCTTTAGTGCATCCGATGATGTTCCAAGAATCCCTTGCCTCGTAAAACCGACCACGTATAACCCGTCGTTTCCCATCCAACCATTAGGAAACGAGGCCTTCGGCATTCCATCTTCCGTGAAAAAATCACTTCCCTGTGCCCAAATCACCACGTTATCAACTTTTATTTTACGATTAGTGGGTTGAGTCGTGTGATCGTGCAACAGTACAGATTCCgtaatttctttaggatatattgtaattttgaaaatataaaaaagttgggaatattattcaaaatcaaattttatgtaATGCCTAACATTCAATAAAAATGTCCATTTTCGAACCTAAAAAACCTACCATTTTAGAGCATTTTGAACTAAGTTTCTTTCATCTTGATAAAGAGATTGTAGGCACTAATGCTTTATCCAAATGTAGGctcaaattaaataacaaaaagaaCATACATTATAATGACACATCATCAAAACCccactaaaaataaatatttgaattatcCATACATAAAaagttttgaaaatatatttacaaATGCAATATACCTTGAGCCAACTAGCCACATTGCTCTTATATCCAGTTGCCAGTAATATAGAATCAAATTCTTTTTCTTGGCCATCCATAAATTTGGCTCCCCTTTTTGTTATCTCTTTCACACCTTTCATCacctaaaaatatataattactatccaatcaaaattaaacaaaatataagTTTACACACAGATTTTACAATCATATTTAATGTTTACCTTAATCTTGCCCGATTTAATCAGAGTGAACGCTCCAACGTCTAGCACCGGAGTCTTCCCGGTGGCATTCTTGAGCCCGATCGGCCCGATTTTTGGCCGAGGCAGCCCGAAACCCTCAGTCTGACCTAGTGTCAATGTGGCCATCACAAGTAGAAATTTGTCCACTAATCTCAAAGGCAACCATTTGAGAAGTGCCATAGCTAATGCAAATGTGGAAATTCCAAACACATCCCTAGGTAAAATATGTACCTATATATCATACAAAGAGAAAACATTAATTTTCATCTCGattgaattaaaaaattgtACTTTTTTCACCatagcaaaaaaaattaaaataaaactattagGGTGAAAAATAATTACTGAATTTCTGACCACCATGTGAGGAATTGCATTATATCTGCAAAGATCTAAGCTAACTTCCATGCCACTATTCCCAcaccccaaaaccaaaaccctcTGGCCCCGAAACCCGAGGCCCGATTTATACGCGCACGTATGGATCACGGGCCCTGGGAACTCATCGAGGCCCATGATCTCGGGGATCACGGGCTCTGCATTTTCCCCACTAGCGACCACCAGGAACCTAGTGAGGTAAATGCAGTCCTGGCTCTGGACCCTCCAGAGCCCAGCTGCCGGGTCGAATTCGGCCCGGACCACGGTCTGGCCGAACCGCGGCCCGATTGAGAAGTGCCGGGCGTAGGACTCCACGTACGCGACGAACTGGTCCCTCGTCGGGTACGTGGGGAAGTTTGGCGGGAAATTGAGGAATGGAAGCTGACAGAAGTGTTTCGGGAGGTGGAGCTTGAGGCGGTCGTAGGTCCGGTCCTGCCACAGCGAGGCGAGGCAGGAGCTTCGCTCGAGGACGAGGGATGAGACGTTGTTTACCTTGAGGCAGGCTGCCACGGCGAGGCCTGATGGCCCCGCGCCAACGATCACGGGCCCGGATACGAGCATGCAGCTTGCCCGGGTCGTGTCGTTGGTGGGAGTAGGCATTTGGAGAGATGGAAGGAGAAGGGAAAGTTGGTTTagttagtgtgtgtgtgtgtgtgtgtgtgtttaaggTATGGAGGAAGACTCTGTTTTTTTGGAGCATGGGAAGTGTGGGGGGTTTTAATCTATTACATATATGGACAAAAATCACGTCACTCATCCTCACATggtaaatttatttatcataataaaattaaactaGTCCTCTTAATTAAGTTAACTATTCTTTGCTGGGCCAATTCTCATTTGTGCAGCCCAATTAGTTCAAAATTTCAAGAAGCCCCAAGAATTAAGGCCCAAtattatgaatattttatttctagatATAATTAAGGCCTTCTGTCCATTTTCATTTCAAATACAGATAATTAGATATACTATTACAGTAATTAGTATTGTTCTTGTGTGTCGAAGGAGTAATAATTTTTCTGATTCAATTATATGGCATCGTGATTAATTCCCAAATTAAGGAAAAAAGgcattttataaaattgaaaagtgagtgtaattttgttttttgaaaattatacattttcttttttaaaaagcCTCGAAAAGTCAAAAATTGAATGAAGGAAATTTTAAGGGAGTGGCAAAATCGTCAACAACAATAGTGGAGGGGTTAGCAGCAAAACGCCGTCGTATATGTTTTCATCCCCATTTCTCTCTACAGCCGCCTCTTCTGCTACTTCTCGAAGTTTCGACGTATCTTTCCGCAGTGTAAACATACCTCTCATAAATTGCAATTGCCTATTACCTCTGCTTGTTCTTCAACCAATTTTGATTTGTGATTCGCTAATTGCAGATAGATAGGTGTGATTGAGAAGCGAAATTTGGGTTGAAGTAGGAAAATGGGGAGTGCAGGGAGAGAACTCACAATTTCTCTGGATGGTGTGAGGGACAAGAATTTGATGCAGCTGAAAAAGCTCAACATCGCGTTATTTCCAGTTCGCTACAACGATAAATACTACACAGATGCTCTCGCCTCCGGTGAATTTACTAAATTAGGTCCGTTCTCACTACCAGGaatgtgtttgtttttcttaGATTTTTCTTGTTTTCATGATTAATTCGCATGTTAATTTCTTAGGTAGTTGAGAATTGTTGGATTTTGCTTTCAGGCGACAATTGGGGAAGTGGATTGGGAATTTTATTGGTTGGATCGAAGTTAATGATCTGTTTTGACTATGCTGAAGGAATTGGTTCTGTTGTTACAGATAAGGATACAAAATTAGGCTGGTTAATGGAAGAATGCTGGCTTTTTGGTTTATTGTTTGTGGGGTATTATTTGAAAtgttgattttttgctatatgTAGGAGAGAATTCAGTAGTACTCGTAACTTGTAACTGTGTAAGTAAAAATATGAACTGCCAAAATGATCTTACTTTGGGAGTTTAACATTTCAACAGAACCATATCCAATATTCCCATACGCGAACAAAAGGCACCTGAATTCTTAACATGTTGGAGTTTCAGTAATTGCAATTGTTGGAAAGCCATTATCagggaaaaaaataattggTCTTGTTTTAACTGCAGAAAAGTAACAGTAACCTTATTGTATGTTAGATTGTTAGTGGTAGGCCGTAGGCATTGAGTTTATTACTCTTTCACGATATTGTTCTGTGCCTTTTGCGTTGCCTACACAACTGTAAGGAGAAGGGATGGTGTTCCCGTGTAATAGCAATAAATTGTTGGCATACATAACTCACCTAACTCAGATTCCAGTAGTAAGGGGATTACACTTGGTTGCCTTTGCAATTTGCATGAATTTGTCCACGATTACCTTGAttcaaaatgaaagaaaattttAGCATATATCTGTCCTCTTAGTGAAAACTGAGATGGAATATGATGAATGTAGGTGCTTTTGTAGTGGGGAGATGTGTTATATTTTACTAGAATAATTTCTTTGGAAAGGCGAATCAAGGAAATGTAACAGGATAAGGTATGCTGGTGAAATTTGTAATACTAGAAGATAGCGTGATTTGTAAACAAAACGGAAAGGCATGATAGAGCCTTGCTATATTTATGTTTCTAGGAGATTATGTGCACATTCTGAATTCTGAAATTTCATCTTTTCAGCCTACTATTGTGACATTTGTGTCGGGTCTATCGCCTGCCGTCTTGAGAAGAAGGAAAATGGAGGTGTTCGTGTATACATAATGACATTGGGTGTTTTGGCTCCATATCGAGGGTTAGGCATTGGTAAGCCTTATTGTCTCTTACTTCCCTTGGAAATTGTTATGAACTAAGATTTTGGTTTTGTAAGCAAAACTGAGGAACTCAAGAGCCTTAAAAATTGATGATCATGTCAAGTACTTGCGAAGTTAACTGAATATGTTATCAACAAATCATTTTTTTGAGTGCTCAGAGTCATGAAATCAGTCTTGGTTCCCACTGTAAATGGTGTATCTATACGGAGTTGATTGCAATCAACAGTATGAGTGTCTCAAGATACTATCATAGCTGCCCTCTATTACGAATTTCAGCAAAGTCTTCTAGTAGAGAATTTCTAGCTGTTGATTAAAACCCCGTTCCATGATGTTTTGTAGGTACAAAGCTGTTGAATCATATTCTTGATCTCTGCACAAAGCAGAACATTGGTGAGGTCTACTTACATGTGCAGACAAACAACGATGATGCCATCAAGTTCTACAAGAAATTCGGGTTTGAAATCACAGACACTATCCACAACTATTACACAAACATCACGCCGCCAGATTGCTTTGTCGTCACAAAGTTCGTCACGGAGCACCAGTCGGCGAAATGATACACTTGGAAGAGAGTTTCTTGAACACTCACAGTGTTGCTCTCAGGTTAACAAATGAAACATTTTAAACCAGTTTTGGGATCTGGAGAGTGTTGAGTTTAATCATTCATTGTTCGTCGGTAAAACGACCAAAGTGAGTCGAGATTTCTTTTTCTGGAATGTGTCAAGATCTATTATTTCATTGTACAAGAAAAAAAAGTGGGTGTTGGATTTAGATGTGTTATGTCAGATTTTGCTTGAAATTTTTGCATTTTGGGAAATGAATCGACTCTtgattactactactatttattataaGCAGGCAGCTTATCATATAAATTTAGAAGGTTAGTCATTTGGGTTGAATTATTTTTAACTGAAATGAATATATAAttgattctctctctctctctctctctctctctctctctctctccatgtttttttttctttcagaAAACTATATTAAAATAACTTAAACTAATGACATATATAAGCCACACCAAAACAAGAGAGAAGAGTTCACAGAAAACTCTTGAAACAGATAACAATGAACACCATTCTTGTCTACAAACATTGTAGCAAAATACTACAAAAAATGTACACAGACTAAGCTCGTGGCCCCAATACCTTAAAAACCACCTCCACGATCAGCCGGTCGACCACCGTTgaaatttgtggagagacaaaAAAGGACACCTAGCAGCGTTCACTCCTTGGACGACTTGTTGATTAGGGACTTGTGGATGTGTGGGATCACACCACCACCAGCTATGGTTCCTTTGATAAGGGTGTCGAGCTCCTCGTCTCCACGTATGGCCAGCTGCAGATGCCGTGGTGTGATACGCTTCACTTTCAGATCTTTGCTGGCGTTCCCAGCCAGCTCCAACACTTCAGCAGTTAAGTACTCTAGAATGGCGGCTGAGTAGACTGCAGCTGTTGCACCCACCCTGCCATGGGCTGTCGTTCGAGCCTTCAGAAACCGGTGAATACGCCCAACCGGGAACTacagagacagagagagagatgaagataTAGCAAATTGCAGATGATaggtaaaatgaaataaatagatCTTGCCACATTCCAATAGTCGTCTTCTCGTCTATGACATTACGGGATCCAGACAAGAGACAACAGATAGTCTTGTATCACGCTATGACCATCTACTTCGATGGAAAGTAAACGAGATGAAATcataaaatcaagaaaacaattcAAATTAGAATATCATGACTTCGATTTCCATCCTTGAGCTCAAAAGCAACTTACTAGGATATAGTTCAAGATAACATCGTTCCAAACCTTTTCCTCAACCTCATCCAAATACAGTGCCAAGAAATCAACTAAATGAGATAAAGGCCAAAAAACAATTCAAGTACGAAGATCTCAGGTTTGATTTCCAGCCCTGAGCTCAAAATCAACATATTATAGTTCAAGATAACCTCATTCCAATCCGCCTCGACCTCATCCAAACAGGATGCCAAGAAATCTGAGAGAAACTCAATCCAAATATGTTCCTTAATGTGATCAAACTCACTCTTTGCTTACAAGAATCAAACCTCATGCATCAAACCTCCTTTACATAATATTATCACATGGCTAAAAGTTATCAAGACCCCAACTTCCTAGACTTAAGCTAACTAGATTCTTGAACATATTTTCAATAGCAAGTTTACCTTAAGAGAAAACACAACCAGAGAAAAGAACAACTCCGATTCAGTTTCATCCTTAAAAAAACACTCCCTCGTCTCAAAATGTATTCTTTT
This region includes:
- the LOC121743769 gene encoding probable indole-3-pyruvate monooxygenase YUCCA4 is translated as MPTPTNDTTRASCMLVSGPVIVGAGPSGLAVAACLKVNNVSSLVLERSSCLASLWQDRTYDRLKLHLPKHFCQLPFLNFPPNFPTYPTRDQFVAYVESYARHFSIGPRFGQTVVRAEFDPAAGLWRVQSQDCIYLTRFLVVASGENAEPVIPEIMGLDEFPGPVIHTCAYKSGLGFRGQRVLVLGCGNSGMEVSLDLCRYNAIPHMVVRNSVHILPRDVFGISTFALAMALLKWLPLRLVDKFLLVMATLTLGQTEGFGLPRPKIGPIGLKNATGKTPVLDVGAFTLIKSGKIKVMKGVKEITKRGAKFMDGQEKEFDSILLATGYKSNVASWLKGSDFFTEDGMPKASFPNGWMGNDGLYVVGFTRQGILGTSSDALKIAADIAHKLRIMKGCRSSTRKSRY
- the LOC121745113 gene encoding N-alpha-acetyltransferase 50-like, which translates into the protein MGSAGRELTISLDGVRDKNLMQLKKLNIALFPVRYNDKYYTDALASGEFTKLAYYCDICVGSIACRLEKKENGGVRVYIMTLGVLAPYRGLGIGTKLLNHILDLCTKQNIGEVYLHVQTNNDDAIKFYKKFGFEITDTIHNYYTNITPPDCFVVTKFVTEHQSAK
- the LOC121745217 gene encoding probable histone H2A variant 3 isoform X1 → MSGKGAKGLLTGKTPASKDKDKDKKRPITRSSRAGLQFPVGRIHRFLKARTTAHGRVGATAAVYSAAILEYLTAEVLELAGNASKDLKVKRITPRHLQLAIRGDEELDTLIKGTIAGGGVIPHIHKSLINKSSKE